The window ACTATATGCGCTGGAGCAGTATCGGACATCATGCGCGGGCAGGCGCGCGATGCAAGCGCGCCCTGATTTTTTCCCGCATCCTCTGAAATGCCACATAGAGAACCGGGATCATCAGCAGGCCAATCGTGCTGTCGACGATCATTCCGAAGAAAACGGGATAACCGATGGAGATGCGGCCGGCGGCGCCGGCGCCGCTGGACAAGACCAGTGGCAGGACACCGACGATGAAGCACAGACCGGTCATGGTGACCGGCCTGAAACGCAGTCTTGCCGCCGCCAGCGCGGCCTCGGTTATGTCCATCCCGTCATCGTGCCGGCTCTTGGCGAACTCGACCACCATGATCGCCTTTTTAGCTGCAAGGCCGATTAACAGGACCATGCCGACCTGTGTGTAGATATTGTTGTCCAGACCGGGGATGAAGGCGAGGGGCAGCAGTGCACCGAAAAGCGCAAAGACGGTCGAAACCATGACCGACAGCGGCAATGTCCAGCTTTCATATTGGGCGACCAGGCAAAGATAGGCGAATATGACCGCCAGAAGGAGGATAGATACGACCAGCCCGCCCGCCTCGACCTCCTGAAGCGTTACCCCGGACCAGGTGATGCCATAGTTGTCCGGAAGTGTTTTGTCGGCGATTTCCTGCATGGCGGCGATCCCTTCGCCGGTGCTGACGCCATCGGCCAGCTGACCGTTGACGGATGCCGTCTGGAAAAGATCGTAACGTTCGATTGCCGCAGGTCCGATGGTTGCGTCGGTGCTGACAAGAACACTCAGGGGCAACATGTCGCCATCGCCATTTTTCACGTAGATGCTGCCGACATCTTCAATGGACTGGCGAAATTCAGCATCCGCCGAAATAATGACCCAGTAAACACGGCCATTCCTGATGAAGTTGTTGACGTAGAGGGCGCTGAGGTTCGCCTGCAACGCAGTGAAGATATCGCTGATATCCACACCGAGCGTCTGCGCCCGGTCCCGGTCGATGGACAAGGAGTATTGCGGGGTGTTGGCGGAAAAACTGCTGAAGGTCTGATCGAACTCCGGCGCCGCGTTCAATGCGGTGACGAGGGCATTCTTGACGGCTTCCAGATCGGTGATTGCGCCGCCTGCATAGTCCAGCAATTGCGCCGAGACACCGTTTGTCGAGCCGACTCCGTGGATGGCCGGCATTGAAAAGACAAAGCCGGTGGCCTCCGGCAAGGTGTCGAGCCGCGACTTGATGTCGGCCTGGATGCGCGGCCACTGGAGTTCCGGTGTGGTTCGTTCGTCCCACGGCTTCAAGGCATAGATGACCATTCCCGCGTTGGAACCCGCGCCGGTAAACCTGCTGACGCCGGAAATGGCGGTGATCTTGTCGACGCCGGGCGTGTCGCGTGTGAGTTCCGTCACCCTGTCCATGACGGCTTGAGTGCGCAACAGCGAAGCGCCGTCCGGCAGTTCGATGCTTGCCATCAGCGTGCCGCTGTCTTCGGTCGGAATGAACCCCGTCGGCACGGTGCGAAACATGTAGACCGTCGCTAGCGTAACCGCAGCAAGGATCATGAGCGAGACCGCGATATGGCGGATCATGAGTGCGACCAGGCGGACATACCGGTCCCGCAGACGCTCTACAAACTGCGGAATGCGTCTCAGAAACCCGGCCGGCTTGCGGGAAGACCGGCTAAGAAGGGAGGCGCACAGGGCGGGGCCGAGCGTCAGCGCGTTGACCGCCGAGATCATGAACGCAATGGTTATGGTCAACGCAAACTGGAGATAGATTTTCCCGGTGATGCCCGGGAAGAAACACACGGGAATGAAGACCGCAGCGAGAACGAAGGTGGTGGCAATAATCGGCCGTGTGACCTGCTTCATGGCCTTGCTTGTCGCCTCGCGCGCCTCAAGGCCCTCTTCCTCCATGATACGCTCGGTGTTCTCGATAATGACGATCGCGTCATCGACCACAAGCGTGATCGCCAGCACCATCGCAAAGAGCGTGATCATGTTGGCGCTGAAGCCGATCAGATAGATGACCGCGACCGCGCCGAGAAGCGAGACCGGGATTGCGATGGCTGGGATGGCGGTCGCCCGGGCACTGAGCAGGAAGGCAAATGTCACGCCGATCACAAGGACTGTGGTGATGGCCAGAGTGAAGATAATATCCTCGATCGAGACCCGCACCGCCCTTGTGACGTCCATAGCCGTTGCATAGCGCATGCCCGAAGGAAACTTCTCAGACAGACGATCCATTTCCGCGGTAACGGCTTCGGCCACGTCAATGGCGTTGGCGCCGCTCTCCTGGTAGACGGCGATAGATGCGGTCTGCTGACCGTTAAATTTTGTCGACGCGGAATAGTTCTGAGCGCCAAGTTCCACACGCGCGATGTCTTTCAGGCGTACAATGGATCCGTCCGCATTGGACAAAACGATGATATTCTCGAACTCCTCGGCGGTGTCGAGCAGTCCCTGGCCTTGCAACGTGTACTGGAAATCCGGCCTGGTTGAACCAAAGGGC is drawn from Hoeflea prorocentri and contains these coding sequences:
- a CDS encoding efflux RND transporter permease subunit, whose translation is MISEFFIDRPKFAVVIAILTMLVGAIAIRTIPVAQYPDIAPPQIFVHATYPGANAELVQEAVAAPLEEQINAVENMMYMSSSSSNDGSYSLAVTFDLGTDPDVAAVNVQNKVTLASPTLPSSVTQQGVSTTKQFGDMLMIFNLLSSNEDHDALFLGNYAVDFVVDALTRVEGVGNISMMGSLEYSMRIWMQPDRMAALNITASDLSTAIQNQNVEGAAGEVGAPPFGSTRPDFQYTLQGQGLLDTAEEFENIIVLSNADGSIVRLKDIARVELGAQNYSASTKFNGQQTASIAVYQESGANAIDVAEAVTAEMDRLSEKFPSGMRYATAMDVTRAVRVSIEDIIFTLAITTVLVIGVTFAFLLSARATAIPAIAIPVSLLGAVAVIYLIGFSANMITLFAMVLAITLVVDDAIVIIENTERIMEEEGLEAREATSKAMKQVTRPIIATTFVLAAVFIPVCFFPGITGKIYLQFALTITIAFMISAVNALTLGPALCASLLSRSSRKPAGFLRRIPQFVERLRDRYVRLVALMIRHIAVSLMILAAVTLATVYMFRTVPTGFIPTEDSGTLMASIELPDGASLLRTQAVMDRVTELTRDTPGVDKITAISGVSRFTGAGSNAGMVIYALKPWDERTTPELQWPRIQADIKSRLDTLPEATGFVFSMPAIHGVGSTNGVSAQLLDYAGGAITDLEAVKNALVTALNAAPEFDQTFSSFSANTPQYSLSIDRDRAQTLGVDISDIFTALQANLSALYVNNFIRNGRVYWVIISADAEFRQSIEDVGSIYVKNGDGDMLPLSVLVSTDATIGPAAIERYDLFQTASVNGQLADGVSTGEGIAAMQEIADKTLPDNYGITWSGVTLQEVEAGGLVVSILLLAVIFAYLCLVAQYESWTLPLSVMVSTVFALFGALLPLAFIPGLDNNIYTQVGMVLLIGLAAKKAIMVVEFAKSRHDDGMDITEAALAAARLRFRPVTMTGLCFIVGVLPLVLSSGAGAAGRISIGYPVFFGMIVDSTIGLLMIPVLYVAFQRMREKIRARLHRAPARA